From one Brachypodium distachyon strain Bd21 chromosome 4, Brachypodium_distachyon_v3.0, whole genome shotgun sequence genomic stretch:
- the LOC100832680 gene encoding uncharacterized protein LOC100832680 has translation MKSGRNESSSKKLVSAGAAAWLLLPLLVLVVLKTDSLPQITLYSVDGVAPSPASDGEKDVAVADSIKDSNREQQFLAVNGEVDVSSVNSDSKNEKHFLAMNGEKDASLINSDVAAPAMRSNLSCNFSSVRMNICGMEGDVRIQGKASTVYVVSVSDYRPENSTVIIRPYPRKWEIPTMELVREITVRSTAPPREPGSSATNAMEDDTAPPAPRCTVTHDVPAVVFSTGGYSMNFFHAMTDVVVPLYNTARRYEGRVQLLATNYDRKWIAKFRHVLGALSSYPVIDLDADAAVRCFPSAHVGIESHMELSIDPALSFHGNTMMDFRDFLRSAYSLKRSWTTPVSRNNSSSSSSRKPRLVILLRRHSRAMTNEGDAMAAATEAGFEVVPAGPEVFGDMGKFAEVVNSCDVMVGVHGAGLTNMVFLPHNGTVVQIIPWGGMKWPCFHALGRPVPDMGLRYVEYEASAEETTLKDVYPRDHAVFTDPLSIHRQGYGMMWATFLDGQNVTLDIGRFRGVMEQLYQSVTLA, from the exons ATGAAGTCCGGGCGGAACGAGAGCAGTAGCAAGAAACTTGTGAGCGCAGGAGCTGCGGCTTGGCTTCTGCTTCCTCTTCTAGTCCTCGTGGTGCTCAAGACCGATTCGCTGCCGCAGATTACTCTGT ATTCGGTCGACGGGGTAGCACCTTCTCCAGCATCGGATGGCGAGAAggacgtcgccgtcgccgattCGATTAAAG ATTCCAATCGTGAACAGCAATTCCTTGCCGTGAACGGGGAAGTTGACGTTTCTTCGGTAAATTCAG ATTCCAAGAATGAAAAGCATTTCCTTGCCATGAACGGGGAAAAAGATGCTTCCTTGATAAATTCAG AtgtggcagcaccagcaatGAGGAGCAACTTAAGCTGCAACTTCAGCAGCGTCCGGATGAACATCTGCGGCATGGAAGGCGACGTCCGCATCCAGGGCAAAGCCTCGACCGTGTACGTGGTCTCCGTGTCCGACTACCGTCCGGAGAACAGCACGGTGATCATCCGCCCGTACCCGCGCAAATGGGAGATCCCGACCATGGAGCTGGTCCGAGAGATCACCGTCCGCTCCACCGCTCCACCACGGGAACCGGGCAGCAGCGCCACCAATGCCATGGAAGACGACACGgccccgcccgcgccacgGTGCACGGTGACGCACGACGTCCCCGCGGTGGTCTTCTCCACGGGCGGCTACAGCATGAACTTCTTCCACGCCATGACGGACGTGGTGGTGCCGCTCTACAACACGGCGCGCCGGTACGAGGGCCGCGTGCAGCTCCTTGCCACGAACTACGACCGCAAGTGGATCGCCAAGTTCCGGCACGTCCTGGGCGCGCTTTCGTCGTACCCGGTGATCGAcctcgacgccgacgccgccgtgcGCTGCTTCCCGTCGGCGCACGTCGGCATCGAGAGCCACATGGAGCTCAGCATCGACCCGGCGCTCTCCTTCCACGGGAACACCATGATGGACTTCCGGGACTTCCTCCGCTCCGCTTACTCGCTCAAGCGTTCCTGGACGACCCCCGTGAGCCGGAACaacagctccagctccagctccagaaAGCCTCGGCTGGTGATTCTCCTGCGGCGGCACTCGAGGGCGATGACGAACGAAGGGgacgccatggcggcggccacggagGCCGGGTTCGAGGTGGTGCCCGCGGGGCCGGAGGTGTTCGGCGACATGGGCAAGTTCGCGGAGGTGGTGAACTCGTGCGACGTCATGGTCGGGGTGCACGGGGCCGGGCTCACAAACATGGTCTTCCTGCCGCACAACGGGACCGTGGTGCAGATCATCCCCTGGGGCGGGATGAAGTGGCCCTGCTTCCACGCGCTGGGCCGGCCCGTGCCCGACATGGGCCTCCGCTACGTGGAGTACGAGGCGAGCGCGGAGGAGACGACGCTCAAGGACGTGTACCCGAGGGACCACGCCGTCTTCACCGACCCGCTCTCCATACACCGACAGGGGTACGGCATGATGTGGGCCACTTTCCTCGACGGCCAGAACGTCACGCTTGACATCGGCCGTTTCAGAGGAGTCATGGAGCAGCTCTACCAGTCCGTCACCTTGGCGTAG